In the genome of Croceimicrobium hydrocarbonivorans, one region contains:
- a CDS encoding DNA polymerase III subunit alpha — translation MLNHHSYYSFKYGVLSPAEWIEWALEEGEEVLALTDINTSAACIEFSRRAREAGIKAVAGIDFCKASERQFIALARDEEAFAEMNHYLSTRLHQDLEAEAEAPLEKAYVIYPFDRAPKRNLRENEYIGLEPKDLNKLRFSPLKNQSSKMVILHPNSFRHKGDYNTHRLLRSIGENCLLSKLPAEKQAPAQWGLLNSRKLKALFSEYPEIISNSERILANCNLDFEFKNYSKSLNRIHYTDSLTGDREIIRSLCYNGLEYRYPNAGPEVYQRLEKELDVIEKRGYYSYFLINWDIVNYARRKNYFYVGRGSGANSLVAYLLRITDVDPIELDLYFERFINLSRRQPPDFDVDFSWRDRADVTRYIFERFPKASLLGSYTTFKYRAIVRELGKVLGLPGRDIDELSRARRQGGKDWDDMQKLVLRYGKRIEDFPNHLTVHASGILIPEKDISYYGSTFLPPKGFPTTHFDMYTAEDIGLHKFDILGQRGLAKIKEAVQLVKQNRPEAKELDIHQVQNFYKDPKIKDMLREGQTMACFYVESPAMRALLRKLRADTYLGLVAASSIIRPGVSASGMMAEYIRRYREPERRQYIHPKIGEILEETYGVMVYQEDVLKVAHFFAGLSLEEADVLRRGMSWKFRERNEFDTIKDKFFQNCAERGYSEAVSTEVWRQIESFGNYAFAKGHSASYAVESYQSLYLKAYYPLEYLLATINNGGGFYSVETYLNEARLAGGIVEAPCINRSEMEAVLIHPQIFLGLQMLKELEEKTAMNILRERHMNGPFENLNEFLERVEISLEQCILLIRINAFRAMEIDKKKLLWEAHFILGNAKKSAPVNELFRNTREKLVLPELESGEHEQAVDEIELLGFPLSSPFQLVPELPEGCIAAQDIAQHIGEEIRLCGYLIHVKNVTTRGQQARHMMFGTFLDQAGHFIDTVHFPPVAERYPFQGKGIYLIRGIVIEEYDFVSVEAKYIERLPYVNFEHA, via the coding sequence ATGCTTAATCATCATAGTTATTACAGTTTTAAATACGGCGTGCTCTCTCCTGCTGAGTGGATAGAATGGGCTCTCGAGGAAGGCGAGGAAGTACTAGCTTTAACCGACATCAACACCTCAGCGGCCTGCATAGAATTTAGTCGGCGGGCACGAGAGGCCGGCATTAAAGCGGTAGCGGGAATCGACTTTTGTAAGGCTAGCGAAAGACAGTTTATCGCCCTGGCCCGAGATGAAGAAGCTTTTGCTGAGATGAACCACTACCTCTCCACTCGCCTGCATCAGGATTTAGAAGCCGAAGCCGAGGCACCCCTCGAAAAGGCCTATGTTATTTATCCCTTCGATCGGGCCCCCAAACGCAATCTTCGCGAAAATGAATACATCGGCCTGGAGCCTAAGGATCTCAACAAACTGCGCTTCTCCCCTCTAAAGAATCAAAGCAGTAAAATGGTGATCCTACACCCGAATAGCTTCCGCCATAAAGGCGATTACAATACCCATCGCCTCTTGCGTTCCATTGGCGAAAACTGCCTGCTTAGCAAGCTCCCCGCCGAAAAGCAAGCTCCCGCACAATGGGGTTTACTCAATTCACGAAAATTAAAAGCCCTCTTTAGCGAGTACCCGGAAATCATCAGCAATAGCGAGCGAATTTTAGCCAATTGCAATTTGGATTTTGAGTTTAAAAACTATTCGAAAAGCCTTAACCGTATCCATTATACCGACAGCCTCACCGGCGATCGCGAGATTATCCGCTCCCTATGTTATAATGGCCTCGAATACCGCTATCCCAATGCCGGTCCTGAGGTGTATCAACGCCTGGAAAAAGAGCTGGATGTAATCGAAAAGCGGGGCTATTACAGCTACTTCCTCATTAACTGGGACATTGTAAACTATGCCCGTCGTAAAAACTACTTTTATGTAGGTCGGGGCAGTGGCGCCAACAGCCTGGTGGCCTATCTCCTGCGTATTACTGATGTAGACCCCATTGAGCTCGATCTCTACTTTGAGCGCTTCATCAACCTTTCCCGGCGTCAGCCCCCAGATTTTGATGTAGATTTTTCCTGGCGCGATCGAGCCGATGTTACCCGCTATATTTTTGAGCGCTTCCCCAAAGCCAGCCTCCTGGGTTCCTATACCACCTTTAAGTACCGCGCCATAGTGCGAGAACTGGGCAAGGTATTAGGTCTGCCCGGCAGAGATATTGATGAACTTAGTCGCGCACGGCGTCAGGGGGGCAAAGACTGGGACGATATGCAAAAGCTGGTACTCCGCTATGGTAAGCGCATTGAAGATTTCCCCAACCACCTTACCGTACACGCCAGTGGTATCCTCATCCCCGAAAAAGATATTTCCTATTATGGCAGCACCTTTTTACCCCCTAAGGGCTTCCCTACCACGCATTTCGATATGTATACCGCTGAGGATATTGGCCTGCATAAATTCGATATTCTGGGGCAGCGGGGATTGGCCAAAATCAAGGAGGCAGTTCAATTAGTCAAGCAAAACCGCCCCGAAGCTAAGGAACTAGATATCCATCAGGTGCAAAACTTTTACAAGGACCCTAAGATTAAAGACATGCTACGCGAAGGTCAGACCATGGCCTGCTTTTATGTAGAATCGCCCGCCATGCGGGCTTTACTGCGAAAATTACGCGCCGATACCTATTTGGGCCTGGTCGCTGCCAGCTCAATTATTCGCCCGGGAGTTTCGGCCAGTGGCATGATGGCCGAATACATCCGTCGTTACCGTGAACCCGAAAGACGACAGTATATCCATCCCAAGATTGGTGAAATACTGGAAGAAACTTATGGGGTGATGGTTTACCAGGAAGATGTATTAAAGGTTGCCCACTTCTTTGCTGGCCTCAGCTTGGAAGAAGCCGATGTACTGCGAAGAGGCATGAGTTGGAAGTTCCGAGAGCGCAATGAATTTGATACTATTAAGGACAAGTTCTTCCAAAACTGCGCAGAAAGGGGCTATAGTGAAGCGGTGAGTACCGAGGTGTGGCGGCAAATCGAAAGCTTTGGGAATTATGCTTTTGCCAAAGGCCATTCGGCCAGCTATGCCGTAGAGAGCTATCAAAGTCTTTACCTGAAAGCTTATTATCCACTCGAATACCTGCTGGCCACCATCAATAATGGCGGAGGCTTTTATTCGGTAGAAACCTACCTCAACGAAGCTCGTCTCGCGGGAGGTATTGTAGAAGCTCCTTGCATCAATCGCTCCGAAATGGAGGCGGTGCTGATTCATCCTCAAATTTTCCTGGGCCTGCAAATGCTTAAGGAATTGGAAGAAAAAACAGCCATGAACATCCTCCGGGAACGGCATATGAACGGACCTTTCGAAAACCTGAATGAGTTTTTAGAGCGGGTGGAAATTTCGCTGGAGCAATGCATTCTTCTTATTCGCATCAATGCATTTCGGGCAATGGAAATTGACAAAAAGAAACTGCTTTGGGAAGCGCATTTTATTTTGGGCAATGCTAAAAAATCAGCCCCCGTAAATGAGCTCTTCCGGAATACCCGCGAAAAATTGGTGCTCCCCGAATTGGAAAGTGGCGAGCATGAACAGGCCGTAGATGAAATAGAGCTCCTGGGCTTTCCGCTCAGCTCCCCCTTTCAATTGGTTCCCGAATTACCGGAAGGCTGTATTGCCGCCCAGGATATTGCGCAACATATTGGCGAGGAAATACGACTCTGTGGTTATTTAATTCACGTAAAAAATGTGACCACTCGGGGACAGCAAGCTCGCCATATGATGTTTGGCACCTTCCTCGATCAGGCAGGGCATTTTATTGATACCGTTCACTTCCCGCCGGTCGCCGAGCGCTATCCTTTTCAGGGGAAAGGCATTTACCTGATTCGGGGAATTGTAATCGAAGAATACGATTTTGTAAGCGTTGAAGCCAAGTATATTGAGCGCCTGCCTTATGTGAATTTTGAGCATGCATAG
- the dinB gene encoding DNA polymerase IV produces the protein MISGASKTIVHLDLDSFFVSVERLHNSALNNLPVLVGGTSSRGVVASCSYEARRFGIHSGMPMRMAMQLCPEAIVIKGDSSRYSKYSDIITEIIKEEVPLFEKTSIDEFYADLSGMDRFFGCYKMATEMRDKIIRETGLPISFGLSTNKTVAKVATGEAKPNNRLEVPRGTEKPFLAPLLVRKIPMVGDKTGLLLNRMGIRHIHTLQQMPLPVMEKAMGKNGISLWHKANGVDPSPIVPYQERKSISLERTFQKDTTDVLKLDTLIVAMAESLAFQLRQGNKLSACVTVKIRYSDFNTYTLQKRIPYTSNDDKLIDISKELFKKLYERRLLVRLIGLKFSHLVGGGHQINLFEDSAEKIRLYQAMDRMRQRFGSDAVKRAKTLESKSLDRANPFNGMAPAIMAHRRQ, from the coding sequence ATGATTTCCGGAGCTTCCAAAACCATTGTTCACCTCGACCTGGATAGTTTCTTCGTTTCGGTAGAGCGCTTGCATAATAGTGCCTTAAACAATTTACCGGTATTGGTGGGCGGAACCAGTAGTCGTGGTGTAGTCGCTTCCTGCAGTTATGAAGCGCGACGCTTTGGTATTCACTCTGGCATGCCGATGCGCATGGCCATGCAGCTTTGCCCGGAAGCGATTGTGATTAAAGGAGATAGCAGTCGCTACAGTAAGTATTCGGATATCATCACCGAAATCATCAAAGAGGAGGTTCCGCTTTTTGAGAAAACCAGCATAGACGAATTTTATGCCGATCTCAGTGGTATGGATCGCTTTTTTGGCTGCTATAAAATGGCGACAGAAATGCGGGATAAGATCATTCGCGAAACCGGCCTGCCTATTTCCTTTGGTCTCTCTACCAATAAAACGGTGGCTAAAGTAGCTACCGGAGAGGCCAAGCCTAATAATCGCCTCGAAGTACCCCGCGGCACTGAAAAGCCCTTTCTGGCGCCCTTGCTGGTGCGGAAAATCCCCATGGTGGGCGACAAAACCGGGCTTTTGCTTAATCGCATGGGCATTCGTCATATCCACACCTTGCAGCAAATGCCCCTTCCGGTGATGGAAAAGGCCATGGGTAAAAACGGCATCAGCCTCTGGCATAAAGCCAATGGTGTAGACCCTTCTCCCATTGTTCCCTATCAGGAGCGCAAGTCTATCTCTCTGGAACGCACCTTCCAAAAAGACACCACCGATGTACTAAAGCTCGACACTCTTATTGTGGCTATGGCCGAAAGCCTGGCCTTCCAATTACGCCAGGGCAATAAGCTTAGCGCCTGCGTAACCGTAAAAATTCGCTATTCAGATTTCAATACCTATACCCTGCAAAAGCGGATTCCCTATACCAGCAACGATGATAAGCTGATCGACATCAGCAAGGAGCTTTTCAAGAAACTCTACGAAAGACGCTTATTGGTACGCCTGATCGGCCTGAAGTTTAGCCATCTGGTGGGAGGTGGTCATCAAATTAATCTCTTTGAAGACAGTGCTGAGAAAATCCGCCTCTATCAGGCCATGGACCGCATGCGACAGCGCTTTGGCTCCGATGCGGTAAAACGCGCCAAAACCCTCGAATCTAAAAGTCTGGATCGCGCCAATCCCTTTAATGGCATGGCTCCCGCAATTATGGCCCATCGCCGACAATAA
- a CDS encoding cytochrome-c peroxidase — MLKLKLNTTLVFLLGGLLLLGSCRKDQEQNSEPEGFVLQIPPGFPDMVFPEDNQYSYARWQLGKKLFYDPVLSRDSSLSCASCHKLELAFADDRAFSPGIQNRPGTRNATSLTNIGYHPYFLREGSVPTLEMQALVPVQEHNEFDHSMPEIAAKLQANARYRQMSEEAYEREPDPWVITRALGVFQRSLISGNSPYDRYQYQGESQALNKAEIRGMALFFSSRTQCASCHSGFNFSNYAFENNGLDSVYQDPLRMRLTNDPADEGRAKVPSLRNLAFSAPYMHDGRFQNLAEVIQHYQKGGAGHPNQSELIRPFSLSNQEQDDLIAFLLALSDPTFTQNQSFSEAGH, encoded by the coding sequence GTGCTTAAATTAAAGCTAAATACCACTCTTGTCTTTTTGCTGGGAGGCCTCCTTCTTTTAGGGTCCTGCCGAAAAGATCAAGAACAAAATTCGGAACCGGAGGGCTTTGTTTTACAGATCCCTCCGGGTTTTCCGGATATGGTCTTCCCCGAAGACAATCAATACAGCTATGCCCGCTGGCAACTGGGCAAAAAGCTTTTTTACGATCCGGTGCTTTCGCGTGATAGCAGCCTGAGCTGTGCCTCTTGCCATAAATTGGAATTGGCTTTCGCCGATGATCGAGCCTTTAGCCCCGGCATTCAAAATCGACCCGGAACTCGCAATGCCACCTCCCTTACTAATATTGGCTATCACCCCTATTTCTTACGAGAAGGCAGTGTTCCTACCTTAGAAATGCAGGCCTTGGTTCCTGTTCAGGAGCATAATGAATTTGACCATTCCATGCCGGAAATTGCGGCCAAACTGCAAGCCAATGCCCGCTACCGACAAATGAGTGAGGAAGCCTATGAGAGAGAACCGGATCCCTGGGTGATCACCCGAGCCCTGGGCGTTTTCCAAAGGAGCCTTATCAGTGGCAACAGCCCCTACGATCGTTATCAGTACCAAGGGGAATCCCAAGCTTTAAATAAGGCCGAAATTCGCGGAATGGCCCTTTTCTTTTCTTCCCGCACCCAATGTGCCAGCTGCCATTCAGGCTTCAATTTCAGCAATTATGCTTTCGAGAATAATGGCCTCGATTCGGTCTATCAAGATCCCTTGCGCATGCGCCTCACCAATGACCCCGCCGATGAAGGTCGGGCCAAAGTACCTTCCTTGCGAAACCTGGCTTTTAGCGCTCCCTATATGCACGACGGACGCTTCCAAAACTTGGCGGAAGTAATTCAGCATTATCAAAAAGGGGGAGCCGGACATCCCAATCAATCCGAACTAATTCGCCCCTTTAGCCTCAGCAATCAAGAGCAAGATGACCTCATTGCTTTCCTACTGGCTTTAAGCGATCCTACCTTTACTCAGAATCAAAGTTTCTCCGAAGCCGGCCACTGA
- a CDS encoding cytochrome-c peroxidase codes for MTLKSYLSPAIIVVAALLGSCKEDPTDPGTTATYDNTPYVLDYGDLDAPTSINPDNPLTEQGVQLGRMLFYDTRLSKDGSMSCASCHRQEHAFTDTARFSIGVEGLPGKRQAMSVFNTAWHQNEFFWDGRAHLLRDQSLLPIQDPLEMNESLENVISKLSASEGYRNQFIRAFGSNEITEERISWALEQFMNSIVSHNSKYDQYLRGEVSFSDSEERGRELFFAEFNPGFPATSGADCAHCHAGRTFENDLYMNNGLDGDGSFIDSGRYKATQDLADLGKFKVTSLRNIELTAPYMHDGRFENLEEVLDHYNNGLEASATLDPALEYTRVSGGLQLSAQDKADIIAFLKTLTDQDMISDPRYSSPF; via the coding sequence ATGACATTGAAATCTTATCTAAGCCCTGCGATTATCGTGGTGGCCGCCCTGTTGGGTTCATGTAAAGAAGACCCAACAGATCCCGGAACTACGGCCACTTACGATAATACCCCCTATGTTTTGGATTATGGTGATTTAGACGCTCCAACCTCTATCAATCCCGATAATCCCCTTACCGAACAAGGAGTTCAACTTGGTAGAATGCTGTTTTACGATACCCGCCTATCGAAGGATGGCAGTATGTCCTGTGCCAGCTGTCATCGCCAGGAACATGCCTTTACCGACACTGCCCGTTTTTCAATCGGGGTAGAAGGACTTCCCGGAAAACGTCAGGCCATGAGCGTGTTTAATACTGCCTGGCATCAAAATGAATTTTTCTGGGACGGACGTGCACATTTATTGCGAGATCAATCCTTGCTTCCTATTCAGGATCCCTTGGAAATGAATGAAAGCCTCGAAAATGTGATTAGTAAACTCAGCGCCAGCGAAGGCTATCGCAATCAGTTTATCCGGGCCTTTGGCTCTAATGAGATAACTGAAGAGCGTATTTCCTGGGCCCTGGAGCAGTTTATGAATTCCATTGTTTCGCATAACAGTAAATACGATCAATACCTGCGAGGTGAGGTCAGCTTTAGTGATAGCGAAGAACGCGGTCGGGAACTTTTCTTTGCCGAGTTTAACCCTGGCTTCCCAGCTACTTCAGGAGCGGATTGCGCACACTGCCATGCTGGTCGGACTTTCGAGAATGACCTGTATATGAACAATGGTTTGGATGGCGATGGCAGCTTTATTGACAGTGGTCGTTATAAAGCCACTCAGGACCTGGCCGATTTAGGCAAGTTTAAAGTTACCTCCCTGCGTAATATTGAGCTTACCGCTCCCTATATGCACGATGGGCGCTTTGAAAATCTTGAAGAGGTACTCGATCATTACAACAATGGACTGGAAGCCTCGGCTACCCTAGACCCAGCCCTGGAATACACCCGGGTTTCGGGAGGTCTGCAATTATCGGCACAGGATAAGGCTGATATTATCGCCTTCCTTAAAACCCTTACTGATCAGGATATGATTAGCGACCCACGTTACAGCAGTCCTTTCTAG
- a CDS encoding MbnP family protein, whose protein sequence is MKKQLSILLFTCLMSPLAWAQSEVHFQINHKLGSTTYSPSQSASNNLGDPFKIQRLDYYISEITLYHDGGQVTDITDHYILVKAARDGMLTSDVLGNYTISQLDSVRFGIGVDGSKNHSDISAYASNHPLSFQSPSMHWGWSAGYRFVAIEGMGGASMNQGWQLHGLGDANYGYATVVSSGTWDGSKLIIAIDADYEMALKDITVNGSLNYHGSSSHAVSLLNNFKNEVFSAGAANVSLEETESVNWAVYPNPSSSEFAVSLSQADEADHVEIRDLSGKLIETQAFNYQNELNLELNLPGVYLISLIKDNAVVASQKLLIQ, encoded by the coding sequence ATGAAAAAACAATTAAGCATTTTGTTATTCACCTGCTTGATGAGTCCTTTAGCTTGGGCTCAATCGGAGGTTCATTTTCAAATCAATCATAAATTAGGTAGCACTACCTACAGTCCCAGTCAAAGCGCTTCCAACAATTTGGGAGATCCTTTTAAAATCCAAAGATTGGACTATTACATTTCCGAAATCACCCTCTATCACGACGGCGGACAGGTAACGGATATTACCGATCATTACATTTTAGTGAAGGCTGCTCGCGATGGTATGCTAACAAGCGATGTTTTGGGTAATTACACCATCAGTCAATTGGATAGTGTACGTTTCGGAATTGGTGTGGATGGCAGTAAAAATCACTCTGATATTTCTGCTTATGCCTCCAATCATCCGCTATCCTTCCAAAGCCCATCTATGCATTGGGGCTGGAGCGCTGGTTATCGTTTTGTAGCCATTGAAGGTATGGGGGGCGCCTCCATGAATCAAGGCTGGCAGCTGCACGGATTGGGTGATGCCAATTATGGCTATGCCACCGTGGTAAGTTCCGGAACTTGGGATGGCTCGAAATTAATCATCGCCATTGATGCCGATTATGAGATGGCCCTGAAGGATATCACCGTAAACGGAAGCTTAAATTACCATGGCTCTTCTTCACATGCCGTAAGCCTGCTCAATAATTTCAAGAATGAAGTTTTTAGCGCCGGTGCAGCCAATGTGAGTTTAGAAGAAACAGAGTCGGTAAACTGGGCGGTTTACCCAAATCCCAGTAGCAGCGAATTTGCGGTAAGCCTTTCGCAGGCAGATGAGGCCGATCATGTAGAAATTCGCGACCTCAGCGGTAAGCTTATCGAAACTCAGGCCTTTAATTATCAAAATGAACTGAACTTAGAGCTAAACCTTCCGGGGGTTTACCTGATCAGCCTAATTAAAGATAATGCGGTAGTAGCCAGTCAAAAGCTACTTATCCAATAG
- a CDS encoding HYC_CC_PP family protein, with protein MKKWLAIVMLFSLFLSITGIDIGVHSCGGEIHSLAFYQKAEACEHVKPKIEEPKDCCSKEGHCKRKAKPSESKEEKGKCCDDELIDLEILEVELIQSSQDFVFQSDQTIHSSDSFELSIPLHSHQQKDPHYYQYKPPLIRVQHIIDYQVFLI; from the coding sequence GTGAAAAAATGGCTGGCCATAGTGATGCTCTTTAGCCTGTTCCTATCGATTACAGGAATAGATATTGGCGTGCATTCTTGTGGTGGTGAAATTCACTCTTTGGCTTTCTATCAAAAGGCTGAGGCCTGCGAGCATGTAAAGCCCAAAATCGAAGAGCCTAAAGATTGCTGCAGTAAAGAAGGTCATTGCAAACGAAAGGCAAAACCCTCGGAATCAAAAGAAGAAAAAGGCAAATGCTGCGATGATGAGCTCATCGACCTAGAGATTTTAGAGGTAGAGCTTATTCAAAGTTCTCAGGACTTCGTTTTTCAATCCGATCAAACAATTCATAGCAGCGATAGCTTCGAGCTCTCCATTCCGCTTCATTCCCATCAGCAAAAAGACCCCCATTACTATCAATATAAGCCTCCCCTCATACGGGTGCAGCATATCATCGATTATCAAGTGTTTTTGATTTAG
- a CDS encoding DinB family protein, with amino-acid sequence MNRAEILDKLSAQHQDLMAYLSKLDDDQIHQQKEGKWSALQNMDHLLKSIQVVNPAVRKPGFLLRQAFGRPNREARSYEGLVQRYQERLQGAEAKAPKQYEAADSRQLNRQDVLKEYDQEVQRLLQYLGKVKEAKLDRTLLPHPLLGKLLMRELFYFMHYHTIHHWEAIKKSVA; translated from the coding sequence ATGAACAGAGCGGAAATTCTCGATAAGCTTAGTGCTCAACATCAGGATTTAATGGCTTATTTAAGTAAGCTTGATGATGATCAAATCCATCAGCAAAAGGAGGGGAAATGGTCGGCTTTACAGAATATGGATCACCTATTGAAGTCTATTCAAGTGGTAAACCCAGCCGTTCGTAAACCCGGCTTTTTACTGCGTCAGGCTTTTGGTAGACCCAATCGGGAGGCACGCAGTTATGAGGGTTTGGTGCAGCGTTATCAGGAGCGTTTGCAAGGGGCCGAAGCTAAAGCCCCTAAACAATATGAGGCTGCGGATTCTCGTCAATTGAATCGACAGGATGTTCTCAAAGAATATGATCAAGAGGTACAGCGCCTTTTACAGTATTTAGGGAAGGTGAAAGAAGCAAAATTGGATCGCACCCTTCTGCCTCATCCGCTACTCGGAAAATTGCTGATGCGCGAATTGTTTTACTTCATGCATTATCACACCATTCACCATTGGGAGGCCATCAAAAAAAGTGTGGCCTAA
- the trhA gene encoding PAQR family membrane homeostasis protein TrhA, whose product MSMKSPRPATPVSTPKEELWNSITHGIGIPVAIASIVLLVLNAIDRGTTSYWVAALVYGLSMLWTYVASTIYHVSHRANDQTRYVLHLLDHTSIYFFIAGTYTPIALFALPGWWSSVILISVWSLAIIGLVYKLFFLGRFKKLSLAIYLLMGWLIIFAFKPLYESAPKELIIWILAGGAAYTLGTVFFSLRKLKYAHSIWHLLVLAGSICHFVGIYLYI is encoded by the coding sequence ATGAGTATGAAGAGCCCCCGTCCCGCAACCCCCGTAAGTACACCCAAAGAAGAGCTTTGGAACAGCATCACCCATGGTATTGGTATTCCCGTTGCCATTGCCAGTATTGTGCTTTTGGTTCTGAATGCTATCGATCGCGGAACTACCAGTTATTGGGTGGCAGCTTTGGTGTACGGATTAAGTATGCTGTGGACTTATGTGGCCTCCACTATTTACCATGTGTCCCATCGGGCTAATGATCAAACGCGCTATGTATTGCATCTGCTTGATCACACCTCCATTTATTTCTTCATTGCTGGTACTTATACTCCTATTGCCCTTTTTGCCTTGCCCGGTTGGTGGAGCAGCGTGATTTTGATCTCGGTCTGGTCCCTGGCCATAATTGGCTTGGTGTATAAACTTTTCTTTTTGGGGCGCTTCAAAAAGCTATCGCTGGCTATTTATCTGCTCATGGGCTGGTTGATAATATTCGCCTTCAAGCCTTTGTATGAATCGGCTCCCAAAGAACTGATCATTTGGATTTTAGCTGGCGGTGCGGCCTATACTCTGGGCACCGTTTTCTTTAGTCTCCGCAAATTAAAATACGCCCATAGCATTTGGCACCTCTTGGTGCTGGCGGGGAGTATTTGTCATTTTGTGGGGATATATCTGTATATATAG
- a CDS encoding endonuclease/exonuclease/phosphatase family protein gives MKKFLWPLLVFPLFLSAQKSPFNSEAVFPARHTYSTGDTLRIMTWNVEHLVDELDDPYVNNGRENNGEIKPEKMKLLAEALKMAEADVIVFEEAESANVVEALRDSFFPDLGYQYVADTRSRNWYQNVVILSKLPIGKMISYGNVHTPVVFEEDGESKYQTQNYINTRMWTCELLVDSTYGLYLSGAHLKAGGGSRNEAMRMGQLRYWQKEMELLLKADPEADIILLGDLNSYRNGNEIKMLLEDARPLVKLQDPIAAEVNSHPADAPSHRLDYILYNQNLADQIVPKSAQVLTPFSPAEMRTISDHLPLVLDLIVH, from the coding sequence ATGAAAAAATTCCTTTGGCCATTATTGGTCTTCCCCCTGTTCCTAAGTGCCCAAAAGAGTCCTTTTAATTCTGAAGCCGTATTTCCGGCCAGACATACTTATTCTACGGGCGACACCCTGCGCATCATGACCTGGAATGTGGAGCATTTGGTAGATGAACTGGATGATCCTTATGTAAATAATGGTCGGGAGAACAATGGCGAAATCAAGCCCGAAAAAATGAAGCTTCTTGCTGAGGCTTTAAAAATGGCTGAGGCCGATGTGATTGTCTTTGAAGAAGCGGAAAGTGCCAATGTAGTGGAAGCATTACGCGATAGCTTTTTTCCGGATTTGGGCTATCAATATGTGGCCGATACCCGCAGTCGAAACTGGTATCAAAATGTGGTTATCCTGAGCAAGCTACCCATTGGCAAAATGATTAGCTATGGAAATGTGCATACTCCAGTGGTATTTGAAGAAGATGGAGAAAGCAAATACCAAACCCAGAACTACATCAATACCCGGATGTGGACCTGCGAGCTTTTGGTAGACAGTACCTATGGACTGTACCTCAGCGGGGCCCATCTTAAAGCGGGGGGCGGCAGCAGAAATGAAGCCATGCGAATGGGGCAATTACGTTACTGGCAAAAGGAAATGGAACTATTGCTAAAAGCTGATCCCGAAGCTGATATTATCCTTTTAGGGGATCTCAACTCTTATCGCAATGGCAATGAGATTAAGATGTTATTGGAAGATGCACGTCCATTGGTAAAACTCCAGGACCCTATAGCTGCTGAAGTGAATAGTCATCCTGCCGACGCACCTAGCCACCGATTGGATTATATCCTCTACAATCAAAATTTAGCCGATCAGATCGTTCCCAAATCTGCTCAGGTACTGACGCCCTTCAGCCCGGCAGAAATGCGCACGATTAGCGATCACTTACCCTTGGTTTTAGATTTAATCGTTCACTAA